In Alteromonas sp. V450, the following proteins share a genomic window:
- a CDS encoding RidA family protein, whose product MKIERMETKQRMSRIVKHNGVIYLCGQVCADATQDITHQTQTMLDKVDSLLVQAGSDRKHMLSATIYLKTMDDFAKMNEVWDNWVPEGHAPARACVTADMAREALRVEISVVAAEIAD is encoded by the coding sequence ATGAAGATTGAACGAATGGAAACCAAGCAGCGCATGAGTCGCATTGTGAAGCACAATGGCGTTATCTACTTATGCGGGCAAGTATGCGCAGACGCCACGCAAGATATTACTCACCAAACTCAAACCATGCTCGATAAAGTAGATAGCTTACTTGTTCAAGCAGGAAGCGATAGAAAGCATATGCTTTCAGCGACCATTTACCTAAAAACCATGGACGATTTCGCTAAAATGAATGAGGTATGGGATAACTGGGTTCCAGAAGGTCACGCGCCGGCAAGAGCTTGCGTAACTGCTGACATGGCCCGTGAGGCACTGCGTGTAGAAATATCAGTGGTCGCTGCAGAAATAGCTGATTGA
- a CDS encoding lipase → MKKLKRYQYERYAILCQLAYPDADAQYQKILDPFHERHLVDKYGRMSVRILWVENKKEVIIVFRGSLGFKDWFANLFFIPYRLRQLNRSFFVHWGFARLLAQPMYSSTKTSDDALPLRELLVKVLEPLRAQGKRFSFIGHSSGGAVAVLMADYFERRFPKSVKRVVTFGQPAVGTRSWYKHYLLHHRTYRICCDLDIITFMPPFPFYFWHVGKMLWLHDDKIYENTPTHRRFLMSLQSWLLRPITYHYMRKYIRNKSLFDEH, encoded by the coding sequence ATGAAAAAATTGAAACGTTATCAATACGAACGATATGCCATTCTTTGCCAACTCGCCTACCCCGATGCAGACGCACAATACCAAAAGATACTAGATCCTTTTCACGAACGTCATCTTGTCGATAAATACGGCAGAATGAGCGTAAGAATATTGTGGGTTGAGAACAAAAAAGAAGTCATTATCGTTTTTCGTGGTTCATTAGGCTTTAAGGACTGGTTCGCTAACTTGTTTTTCATACCCTATCGATTGCGTCAGCTGAATCGAAGTTTCTTCGTTCATTGGGGATTTGCCAGATTGCTTGCGCAACCTATGTACTCAAGTACGAAAACGTCTGATGACGCGTTACCACTAAGAGAATTACTCGTTAAAGTACTAGAGCCACTTCGCGCACAAGGCAAACGTTTTTCGTTTATCGGACATTCATCCGGTGGTGCGGTCGCCGTTTTAATGGCCGATTATTTCGAAAGGCGGTTCCCGAAGTCAGTAAAAAGAGTGGTTACTTTTGGGCAGCCAGCCGTGGGGACGCGCTCATGGTACAAGCATTATTTATTGCACCATCGAACATATCGCATTTGCTGCGACCTAGACATAATCACCTTTATGCCGCCTTTCCCTTTTTACTTCTGGCACGTAGGAAAAATGTTATGGTTACACGACGACAAAATATATGAAAATACACCCACGCATAGGCGCTTTTTAATGTCGCTTCAAAGTTGGTTGTTGCGCCCTATTACCTACCACTACATGCGAAAATATATCCGAAACAAGTCGCTATTTGACGAACACTAA
- a CDS encoding ADP-ribosylglycohydrolase family protein, producing MTSLTIERAKAALRNAFVGDALAMPVHWFYNPADIYKAFPLGIEQFENAPSLHPSSIMSLHSTQQGGRANKALASQKEIVGEVILKGKRQYWGKHNVHYHHGMKAGENTLNAHCARIVLTCALKGYDESEFLNQYISFMRADEPQHPDTYAESYHRGFFANLEQGVPADKCGAVTHDTASIGAFVSVAPLAVVETAKNTALNDIKYLCRKHLYLTHPDESLASVCDYYVELIYKLIHRHDESPEDILEDIARNSAHMNLASLKAKNKSDIEVVGRMYSPACYISDAWPAVLYFAYRYADNPKKALIANTNVGGDNVHRGFVLGAILGLIHGAEITQWFSELADAKKLNLLIDSLDV from the coding sequence ATGACTTCATTGACGATTGAACGGGCGAAAGCGGCACTTAGAAACGCATTTGTGGGCGACGCACTTGCGATGCCGGTTCACTGGTTTTATAACCCTGCTGATATTTATAAAGCGTTTCCGTTAGGCATAGAACAGTTTGAAAATGCGCCATCTTTGCACCCTTCTTCAATCATGTCGCTACACTCCACACAACAAGGCGGACGGGCCAACAAAGCGTTAGCTAGCCAAAAAGAAATAGTCGGTGAGGTCATTCTTAAAGGAAAAAGACAGTACTGGGGTAAACACAACGTGCATTACCATCACGGAATGAAAGCTGGTGAGAATACACTTAATGCCCACTGTGCCAGAATTGTTCTAACTTGCGCGCTCAAAGGTTATGATGAAAGTGAGTTTTTAAACCAGTACATTAGCTTTATGCGCGCCGATGAACCTCAACATCCTGATACGTATGCCGAGTCTTATCACAGAGGTTTTTTCGCGAATCTTGAGCAAGGCGTCCCTGCGGATAAGTGTGGTGCAGTAACCCATGATACGGCTTCTATAGGGGCTTTTGTATCAGTAGCACCTTTAGCGGTAGTAGAAACAGCTAAAAATACTGCACTTAACGACATCAAATATCTGTGTCGTAAGCACTTGTATTTGACTCACCCCGACGAATCGTTAGCTTCAGTATGCGATTACTATGTTGAGCTGATCTACAAATTGATTCACCGCCACGATGAATCACCCGAAGACATTTTAGAAGATATTGCACGTAACTCGGCACACATGAACTTGGCTTCTCTTAAGGCAAAAAACAAAAGCGATATTGAAGTTGTTGGGCGCATGTATTCGCCAGCATGTTATATCTCAGACGCTTGGCCCGCTGTTTTATACTTCGCATATCGCTATGCAGATAATCCGAAAAAAGCGCTTATAGCAAACACTAATGTGGGTGGTGACAACGTACATCGTGGTTTTGTTTTAGGCGCTATACTGGGCTTAATACATGGGGCCGAGATAACTCAATGGTTTAGTGAATTGGCCGACGCAAAAAAACTCAACTTGCTAATCGATTCACTCGACGTGTAG